A window from Setaria italica strain Yugu1 chromosome VIII, Setaria_italica_v2.0, whole genome shotgun sequence encodes these proteins:
- the LOC101759154 gene encoding bisdemethoxycurcumin synthase, with product MAATGSPATVIQDARRPRSADGHAAVLAIGTANPSHCLLQDEFADWYFRVSNSDHLAMLKAKMKRICEKSGIKKRHGHLTEEMLAAHPEILDRALPSLDTRMRIAAGSLPDVAAAAAARAIAEWGRPAADITHLVVSTTTGGAAAPGLDLHLAVLLGLRQDVQRTLLYLYGCTAGTSALRVAKDLAENTRGARVLVVSAETGLTFLRSPDEAQFEELVAAALFADGAGSAVVGAGPVSPAERPIFHMVSATQTTLAATARVVELKLGELGIEYRLSAALPAMVCGGIERCLSEALAPHLHGLAGAWNDLFWAAHPGSRAILDSYEAALGLQPEKLAASRRVLSEYGNMLGATVFFVLEEMWRRRGANEEEREKCAWGVMLGLGPGITVETMLLHAAGSQDED from the exons ATGGCAGCAACAGGCAGTCCGGCCACGGTCATTCAGGATGCCCGGAGGCCGCGCAGCGCTGACGGGCACGCGGCCGTGCTCGCTATCGGCACGGCGAACCCATCGCACTGCCTGCTCCAGGATGAGTTTGCCGACTGGTACTTCCGGGTCAGCAACAGCGACCACCTCGCCATGCTCAAGGCAAAGATGAAGAGAATAT GCGAGAAATCCGGCATCAAGAAGCGCCATGGGCACCTCACCGAGGAGATGCTCGCCGCGCACCCGGAGATCCTGGACCGCGCGCTGCCTTCGCTCGACACGAGGATGCGCATCGCCGCGGGCTCCCTgcccgacgtcgccgccgcggcggcggccagggcgaTCGCCGagtggggccggccggccgctgaCATCACGCACCTCGTCGtcagcaccaccaccggcggcgccgccgctccgggCTTGGACCTCCACCTGGCGGTGCTCCTCGGCCTTCGCCAGGACGTGCAGCGCACGCTGCTCTACCTCTACGGCTGCACCGCCGGCACGAGCGCGCTCCGCGTCGCCAAGGACCTCGCCGAGAACacccgcggcgcgcgcgtcctCGTGGTCAGCGCCGAGACCGGCCTCACCTTCTTGCGCTCGCCCGACGAGGCCCAGTTCGAGGAGCTCGTCGCCGCGGCACTGttcgccgacggcgccggcagcgccgTCGTCGGCGCTGGCCCGGTGAGCCCGGCCGAGCGCCCCATCTTCCACATGGTGTCCGCAACGCAGACCACCCTGGCTGCGACCGCCCGCGTCGTGGAGCTGAAGCTCGGCGAGCTTGGCATCGAGTACCGCCTGTCCGCAGCCCTGCCGGCGATGGTCTGCGGCGGCATCGAGCGGTGCCTGTCGGAGGCGCTGGCGCCGCATCTGCatggcctcgccggcgcctgGAACGACCTCTTCTGGGCGGCGCACCCTGGCAGCCGCGCGATCTTGGACAGCTATGAGGCCGCTCTCGGGCTGCAGCCGGAGAAGCTGGCGGCCAGCCGCCGTGTGCTGAGTGAGTACGGCAACATGCTTGGCGCGACCGTCTTCTTCGTCCTCGAGGAGATGTGGAGACGCCGGGGAGCTAACGAGGAGGAACGGGAGAAATGCGCGTGGGGGGTCATGTTGGGTCTCGGCCCGGGGATCACGGTGGAGACGATGCTGCTGCATGCTGCCGGTAGCCAGGACGAAGACTAG